Within the Streptomyces sp. NBC_00554 genome, the region GCGCGCAGGGCGACGGCGGCCTGGACCACTCGGCCCTGCTGCGGGCCGTGGAGCGCCTCTCCGGCGCCCAGGTCTGAGCCCAGGCCGACATCTTCGAAACTTCCGGGCCACGGCGGCGCTGACACCTGTCCTGTCGCGCCCATGCGCCGCCGTGGCCCGGATTCATACCCTTGACTTCAACAAACTGTTGACGTCCGGTTCGCCCCGAACCTAGGCTCCACGAAGCGGAAGCTCCACCAAGCGGAAGAAGATTTCCACTAGCCCCGCTGCCCTCTCGTACGGAAGGTCACGATGTCGAAGCGCGTGCTTACGACCGAGTCCGGCGCTCCGGTCGCCGACAACCAGAACTCCGCCACCGCCGGCGCAGGCGGCCCGCTGCTCCTCCAGGACCAGCACCTCCTGGAGAAGCTCGCCCGGTTCAACCGCGAGCGCATCCCGGAGCGCGTGGTGCACGCCCGCGGCTCCGGGGCGTACGGCTACTTCGAGGTCACCGACGACGTCACCGGCTTCACCCACGCCGACTTCCTGAACACCGTCGGCAAGCGCACCGAGGTCTTCCTGCGCTTCTCCACGGTGGCCGACAACCTGGGCGGCGCGGACGCGGTCCGTGACCCCCGCGGTTTCGCGCTGAAGTTCTACACGGAGGAAGGGAACTACGACCTCGTAGGGAACAACACTCCGGTCTTCTTCATCAAGGACCCGATCAAGTTCCCCGACTTCATCCACTCCCAGAAGCGCGACCCGTTCACGGGCAAGCAGGAGCCGGACAACGTCTGGGACTTCTGGGCGCACGCCCCCGAGGCGACGCACCAGATCACCTGGCTGATGGGCGACCGCGGCATCCCGGCCTCGTACCGCCACATGAACGGCTACGGCTCGCACACCTACCAGTGGACGAACGCCGAGGGCGAGGCCTTCTTCGTCAAGTACCACTTCAAGACGAACCAGGGCATCCGCAGCCTGTCGAGCGAGCAGGGCGCGGAGATCGCGGGCAAGGACCCCAACTCCCACCAGACGGACCTGCTCCAGGCCATCGAGCGGGGCGTCAACCCGTCCTGGACGCTGCACGTCCAGATCATGCCCGCGGCGGACGCGGCGGAGTACCGCTTCAACCCCTTCGACCTCACCAAGGTGTGGCCGCACCAGGACTACCCGCTGCAGCGCGTGGGCCGCCTTGTCCTGGACCGCAACCCCGACAACGTCTTCGCCGAGGTCGAGCAGGCCGCGTTCTCCCCGAACAACTTCGTGCCGGGCATCGGCCCCTCGCCGGACAAGATGCTCCAGGGCCGCCTGTTCGCGTACGCCGACGCGCACCGCTACCGCCTGGGCGTCAACCACACGCTGCTCGCGGTGAACGCCCCGAAGGCGACCGTCGCGAACACCTACGGCCGGGACGGCTTCATGGCCTCCAACGCGCAGGGCCGCGCCGCGAAGAACTACGAGCCGAACTCCTACGACGGCCCGGCCGAGACGGGCCGCCCGCTGTCGGCGCCGATCGCGGTGCACGGCCACACGGGCACGCACGAGGCCCCTCTGCACACCAAGGACGACCACTTCTTCCAGGCGGGCGAGCTGTACCGCCTGATGTCCGCGGAGGAGAAGTCCCGTCTGATCGCGAACATCGCCGGCGGCCTCTCGCAGGTCTCCCGTGACGACGTGATCGAGAAGAACCTCGCCCACTTCCACGCCGCCGACCCGGAGTACGGCAGGCGCGTGGCGGAGGCGGTCCGCGCCCTGCGCGAGGACTGAGCCTCAACTCAAGGGCTGCGTCCGGGATCTGACGGGAGGTCGGATACCGGACGCGCGCCCGCCGCGACCGTGAACCCGGATGAGGGGTGTCACACGGTCCGCAGGCGGGCAGGCCGAGGACCGCGGCGGCGTGCGAGCCAGTGCGGTGGTGAAGGTTCCAGGGCCCCCTTCTCGACCTGAGGGAAGGCGGCCCCGGTTCCATCGCATCCGCCGCGGTCCCAGCCACACGGCACGACCACAGACTCCGTCCGGCGGCGCGAATGTCCTGTCGCGCCCAGCCTCGCGCCGTCGGACGGCTACAACCTCACAGATCACCGGTCCAGAGCGCCGGGTACGGACGGTCCCGTACCCGGCGCTCCGCCGTGCTGTCCGGGTGCGGTTTCCACCGCTTCTCCGGGTGCGGTTTCCAGCTCCGCGCAGGAGCCTGAAGGCATGGACTATCCCAGCATCGTTGTGCACACCCCGGGTCTGGACGGGTCGCGGCGGGTCACCGCGGGGGACGAGACACTCGGTGTCGCCTATCACCTCGAGGACGTCGTCGACATCCTGCGCCGGGCGGACGTCGACCTCGACGAGATCGAGGTCGAGGAGAGCGACATCATCGACTGGCAGGGCGGCGGCCCCGACGACTGGCCGGGGCTGTCGGAGCACCACGAGCCCTGAGCCCTGCCGGCGCCCCACTCGCCACCTGGGCCCCAGGGCTCCCCCAGTACGTACGCCACCGTGCGTAGGGGTCCTACGGAACCCTCAAATCTACCTCTGAGTAACTGTCGCGGGTCTTCAACTCCCCCCGGTTCAGGGCGCATTCTCAGCACACGGAGCCCGCCGGCACGGGGGCGGCGGGCCTCGCGCGGGGGACGCCATGGGCGGGGGAACCCATGGCATGCGGAAGGGGCGGCTCACCCTCGGGTGAGCCGCCCCTT harbors:
- a CDS encoding catalase, which codes for MSKRVLTTESGAPVADNQNSATAGAGGPLLLQDQHLLEKLARFNRERIPERVVHARGSGAYGYFEVTDDVTGFTHADFLNTVGKRTEVFLRFSTVADNLGGADAVRDPRGFALKFYTEEGNYDLVGNNTPVFFIKDPIKFPDFIHSQKRDPFTGKQEPDNVWDFWAHAPEATHQITWLMGDRGIPASYRHMNGYGSHTYQWTNAEGEAFFVKYHFKTNQGIRSLSSEQGAEIAGKDPNSHQTDLLQAIERGVNPSWTLHVQIMPAADAAEYRFNPFDLTKVWPHQDYPLQRVGRLVLDRNPDNVFAEVEQAAFSPNNFVPGIGPSPDKMLQGRLFAYADAHRYRLGVNHTLLAVNAPKATVANTYGRDGFMASNAQGRAAKNYEPNSYDGPAETGRPLSAPIAVHGHTGTHEAPLHTKDDHFFQAGELYRLMSAEEKSRLIANIAGGLSQVSRDDVIEKNLAHFHAADPEYGRRVAEAVRALRED